In Malania oleifera isolate guangnan ecotype guangnan chromosome 8, ASM2987363v1, whole genome shotgun sequence, a single window of DNA contains:
- the LOC131161334 gene encoding protein DETOXIFICATION 33 isoform X2, with protein METPLLKSHSDGADEGKPVSLVRKTGIESKKLWKLAGPAIFTSICQYSLGALTQTFAGFVGELELAAVSVENSVIAGLAFGVMLGMGSALETLCGQAYGAGKIRMLGVYMQRSWVILVTTACVMVPIYVFAPPILELIGETTEISEAAGTFALWMLPQLFAYAVNFPIQKFLQAQRKVYVMAIVSAVVLVLHTIFSWLLIFKIGWGLVGAAVMLNLSWWLIVFGQLLYIFITKSDGAWSGFSWLAFSDLYGFVKLSLASAVMLCLEFWYLMILVVITGRLKNPLIPVDAISICMNINGWDAMIAIGFNAAISVRVSNELGAGNPRAAKFAVVVVSVTSVAIGLICMVVVFATRDVFPYLFTNSTAVAKETTKLATLLGVTVLLNSLQPVLSGVAVGAGWQAVVAYINIGCYYLVGLPAGIVLGFTLGLGAEGIWGGMIGGICLQTLILVVITSITNWNKEAQEAEGRVKRWGGSAGEH; from the exons ATGGAAACTCCCCTTCTGAAGAGTCACAGCGACGGCGCCGATGAGGGGAAACCGGTGAGTCTCGTGAGAAAGACCGGCATCGAGTCGAAAAAGCTCTGGAAGCTGGCGGGCCCTGCGATTTTCACCTCCATTTGTCAGTACTCCCTGGGCGCGCTCACCCAGACCTTCGCCGGATTCGTTGGGGAGCTGGAGCTCGCCGCCGTCTCCGTCGAGAACTCCGTCATCGCAGGTCTCGCTTTCGGGGTCATG TTGGGAATGGGGAGTGCGTTGGAGACGCTGTGTGGGCAAGCCTACGGGGCGGGGAAGATAAGGATGCTGGGGGTGTACATGCAGAGATCATGGGTCATCTTGGTCACCACCGCCTGTGTTATGGTTCCTATCTACGTCTTCGCCCCTCCCATACTCGAGCTCATCGGAGAAACCACCGAGATCTCAGAGGCCGCCG GTACATTTGCGCTATGGATGCTTCCGCAGCTGTTCGCGTACGCCGTCAATTTTCCGATCCAGAAGTTCCTGCAGGCGCAGAGGAAGGTATATGTGATGGCTATAGTGTCGGCGGTGGTGCTGGTGCTGCACACCATCTTCAGCTGGTTGCTGATATTCAAGATCGGGTGGGGCCTCGTTGGGGCGGCGGTCATGCTCAATTTGTCCTGGTGGCTCATCGTCTTCGGCCAGTTGCTGTACATTTTCATCACCAAATCGGATGGGGCGTGGAGTGGGTTTTCCTGGCTGGCGTTTTCCGACTTGTACGGATTCGTCAAGCTTTCCCTGGCTTCTGCCGTTATGTTATG CTTGGAGTTCTGGTACTTGATGATACTGGTGGTCATAACAGGACGTCTGAAAAACCCTTTGATTCCGGTCGATGCCATTTCCATCTG CATGAACATAAATGGATGGGATGCGATGATTGCAATTGGGTTCAACGCTGCCATAAG TGTGAGAGTGTCAAATGAACTTGGAGCTGGAAATCCTCGAGCGGCCAAATTTGCTGTGGTTGTGGTTTCTGTCACTTCTGTGGCTATAGGACTGATTTGCATGGTTGTAGTGTTTGCAACAAGAGACGTGTTCCCTTACCTTTTCACCAACAGCACTGCAGTCGCTAAGGAAACAACTAAGCTTGCCACTTTGCTGGGAGTCACAGTACTTCTAAACAGCCTTCAGCCAGTCTTATCAG GGGTTGCTGTTGGAGCTGGATGGCAGGCTGTTGTCGCATACATCAACATTGGGTGCTATTATCTTGTTGGGTTGCCTGCTGGTATAGTCCTAGGATTCACACTCGGTCTTGGTGCTGAG